The Streptomyces sp. NBC_00691 genome has a segment encoding these proteins:
- a CDS encoding STAS domain-containing protein — MHIRGDHVELVVGGRLDVRSAADARTVLHSAVDDGVGDLVLDLTGLDSWDATGLGVIMGAHRRAGRCGRRLVLRGVPPQMQRLLVATKLHRILAIEGGLALESLPRV, encoded by the coding sequence ATGCACATCAGGGGCGACCATGTCGAGCTGGTCGTCGGGGGCCGCCTCGACGTCCGGAGCGCGGCGGACGCCCGTACGGTCCTGCACTCGGCCGTCGACGACGGCGTCGGCGACCTGGTGCTCGACCTGACCGGCCTCGACTCGTGGGACGCGACCGGACTCGGCGTCATCATGGGCGCCCACCGGCGTGCGGGCCGCTGCGGCCGACGGCTCGTCCTGCGCGGCGTGCCGCCCCAGATGCAGCGACTGCTCGTCGCCACCAAGCTGCACCGCATCCTCGCCATCGAGGGCGGCCTCGCGCTGGAGTCCCTGCCCCGGGTGTGA
- a CDS encoding ATP-binding cassette domain-containing protein, with translation MIEAVGLTKRYGAKTAVYNLSFQVRPGVVTGFLGPNGSGKSTTMRMILGLDRPTAGHVTIGGHPFRQLPNAPRQVGALLDAKAVHGGRSARSHLLSLAQLAGIPAQRVDEVLGVVGLQDVAKRRSNGFSLGMGQRLGIAAALLGDPQVLLFDEPVNGLDPEGILWVRNLMKKLAAEGRTVFVSSHLMSEMALTADHLIVIGRGQLLADMSVTDFISANSADFARVRTPQTDPGQREKLTAALMEAGGQVLSEPDGALRVTGLALPRISDLAHDADVRLWELSPHQASLEEAYMRLTQGAVDYRSTDDRLAHLQPPQQPGHHGYGMPPQPVAQDVPQQGWYAPPPPGQNPYAGAPGQPPVPGPYAPPAAQQPAAQQPSDTTKDAR, from the coding sequence ATGATCGAGGCAGTCGGCCTGACGAAGCGCTACGGCGCCAAGACGGCCGTGTACAACCTTTCCTTCCAGGTGAGGCCCGGTGTCGTCACCGGCTTCCTGGGGCCCAACGGGTCCGGCAAGTCGACCACGATGCGCATGATCCTGGGCCTCGACCGGCCCACCGCGGGCCATGTCACGATCGGCGGCCATCCTTTCCGGCAGCTGCCGAACGCGCCCCGTCAGGTCGGCGCGCTCCTCGACGCGAAGGCCGTGCACGGCGGGCGGAGCGCGCGCAGCCATCTGCTGTCGCTCGCGCAGCTCGCCGGCATCCCGGCGCAGCGCGTCGACGAGGTCCTCGGGGTCGTCGGCCTCCAGGACGTGGCCAAGCGGCGTTCCAACGGCTTCTCGCTCGGCATGGGCCAGCGGCTCGGCATCGCGGCGGCGCTCCTGGGCGACCCGCAGGTGCTGCTCTTCGACGAGCCGGTCAACGGCCTGGACCCGGAGGGCATCCTCTGGGTCCGCAACCTGATGAAGAAGCTGGCCGCCGAGGGGCGGACGGTCTTCGTCTCCAGCCACCTGATGAGCGAGATGGCCCTCACCGCCGACCATCTGATCGTGATCGGCCGCGGGCAGCTGCTCGCGGACATGAGCGTCACGGACTTCATCTCGGCGAACTCCGCCGACTTCGCCCGGGTGCGGACCCCGCAGACCGATCCGGGGCAGCGGGAGAAGCTGACGGCGGCCCTCATGGAGGCCGGCGGCCAGGTGCTCTCGGAGCCGGACGGCGCGCTGCGGGTGACGGGTCTGGCGCTGCCGAGGATCAGCGACCTCGCGCACGACGCGGACGTACGGCTCTGGGAGCTGTCCCCGCACCAGGCCTCCCTCGAGGAGGCGTACATGCGTCTGACGCAGGGCGCCGTGGACTACCGCTCCACCGACGACCGGCTCGCGCACCTCCAGCCGCCGCAGCAGCCCGGCCACCACGGGTACGGCATGCCGCCGCAGCCGGTGGCGCAGGACGTGCCGCAGCAGGGCTGGTACGCCCCGCCGCCGCCCGGACAGAACCCGTACGCGGGGGCTCCCGGTCAGCCGCCCGTGCCGGGTCCGTACGCCCCTCCGGCCGCCCAGCAGCCGGCCGCCCAGCAGCCGAGCGACACCACCAAGGACGCCCGATGA
- a CDS encoding LLM class flavin-dependent oxidoreductase, which yields MRVGTFVLAAQFPGQGQGEALHRAVRTAEVAEEAGLDSVWLAEHHFVPYGVCPSAVTLAALLLGRTRRLRVGTAVSVLPNVHPVALGEQAALLHLTSGGRFTLGVGRGGPWVDLEVFGAGLDAYENGFPEALDLLLRWLSEPRVGSEGDRFAFREVAVVPRADELIGGDPAPEVVVACTSPKSVRLAAERGLPMLLGMHCGDEEKAEMVTAWARGAREAGRDPDEIARIGSQHVSAGVAQLADRAADAAESLVKAMPGWLKQGLDAHVTVDGRHRAMRDPVAYTELLCDLHPVGTPRRAADRLAATAERTGITRFALLAEGTGDLASTEENVRRLGAEVLPLLV from the coding sequence ATGCGCGTGGGTACGTTCGTTCTGGCAGCCCAGTTCCCGGGCCAGGGACAGGGTGAGGCCCTGCACCGGGCGGTGCGGACCGCCGAGGTCGCCGAGGAGGCGGGCCTCGACTCGGTCTGGCTGGCCGAGCACCACTTCGTGCCGTACGGGGTCTGCCCCTCGGCCGTGACACTGGCCGCGCTGCTCCTGGGCCGCACCCGGCGGCTGCGGGTGGGCACGGCGGTGAGCGTGCTGCCGAACGTCCACCCGGTCGCCCTGGGCGAGCAGGCGGCGCTGCTGCACCTCACCTCGGGCGGCAGGTTCACCCTCGGGGTGGGCCGGGGCGGCCCCTGGGTGGACCTGGAGGTCTTCGGCGCCGGCCTCGACGCGTACGAGAACGGCTTCCCCGAAGCCCTCGACCTGCTGCTGCGCTGGCTCTCCGAGCCCCGGGTGGGCTCCGAGGGAGATCGATTCGCCTTCCGCGAGGTGGCGGTGGTGCCGCGCGCCGACGAACTGATCGGCGGGGACCCGGCTCCGGAGGTCGTGGTGGCCTGCACCTCGCCGAAGAGCGTGCGGCTGGCCGCCGAGCGCGGACTGCCGATGCTGCTCGGGATGCACTGCGGCGATGAGGAGAAGGCCGAGATGGTCACGGCCTGGGCGCGCGGCGCGCGGGAGGCCGGGCGGGACCCGGACGAGATCGCGCGGATCGGCTCCCAGCACGTGTCGGCGGGGGTGGCCCAGCTGGCGGACCGGGCCGCGGACGCGGCCGAGTCGCTGGTGAAGGCGATGCCGGGCTGGCTGAAGCAGGGCCTCGACGCGCATGTGACGGTCGACGGCCGGCACCGGGCGATGCGGGACCCCGTGGCGTACACGGAGCTGCTGTGCGACCTGCACCCGGTGGGCACCCCGCGGCGCGCGGCGGACCGGCTCGCGGCGACGGCGGAACGCACGGGCATCACCCGCTTCGCCCTGCTCGCCGAGGGCACGGGCGACCTCGCGTCGACCGAGGAGAACGTGCGGCGGCTCGGCGCGGAGGTCCTGCCGCTGCTCGTCTGA
- a CDS encoding ABC transporter permease, with protein sequence MTAPAPHHAPAPHSYVSPIPVRRATLGDALASEWTKIRSVRSTLWTLGVMVLLMLVIGLGVAAIAASSEAPMGEESALGFGFFGMLPASICVITLGVLTIASEYGTGMIRTTLTACPSRARVLTAKAIVFFLLVFTVTTVVAALVGAGQVALVDTAGAPTAGEWLRATVGAGAYLAMLGLLSLALGTLIRHSAGAITVMIGLLLLPLVAAMFMFSEALKSVQEWLFTYAIPSQMIALYAAQPPFGDDGPAGWEPLLIMTGVAGIALAGAFALLNNRDV encoded by the coding sequence ATGACCGCCCCCGCCCCGCACCACGCTCCGGCGCCGCACTCCTACGTCTCCCCCATCCCGGTCCGCAGGGCGACCCTCGGTGACGCCCTCGCCTCCGAGTGGACGAAGATCCGCTCGGTGCGTTCGACGCTGTGGACGCTCGGCGTCATGGTTCTGCTGATGCTCGTCATCGGCCTGGGCGTGGCGGCGATCGCCGCGAGCTCCGAGGCCCCGATGGGCGAGGAGTCCGCGCTCGGCTTCGGCTTCTTCGGGATGCTGCCGGCCTCGATCTGCGTGATCACCCTCGGCGTGCTGACCATTGCCTCCGAGTACGGCACCGGCATGATCCGTACGACCCTGACGGCCTGCCCGAGCCGGGCCCGGGTGCTCACGGCGAAGGCGATCGTCTTCTTCCTGCTCGTCTTCACGGTGACGACGGTGGTCGCCGCGCTCGTCGGGGCGGGGCAGGTCGCCCTGGTGGACACGGCGGGCGCCCCGACGGCCGGCGAGTGGCTGCGGGCGACCGTCGGTGCGGGCGCCTACCTCGCGATGCTCGGGCTGCTCTCGCTGGCGCTCGGCACGCTGATCCGGCACTCGGCCGGTGCGATCACGGTGATGATCGGCCTGCTGCTGCTGCCGCTGGTGGCGGCCATGTTCATGTTCTCCGAGGCGCTGAAGTCGGTCCAGGAGTGGCTCTTCACGTACGCGATCCCCTCGCAGATGATCGCGCTGTACGCGGCGCAGCCGCCGTTCGGGGACGACGGCCCGGCGGGCTGGGAGCCGCTGCTGATCATGACCGGGGTCGCGGGGATCGCCCTGGCCGGCGCGTTCGCGCTGCTGAACAACCGGGACGTGTGA
- a CDS encoding ABC transporter ATP-binding protein, translated as MIELEGLTKRYGAKTAVDHLSFQVRPGVITGFLGPNGAGKSTTMRMMLDLDNPTSGTVRIDGKHYRELEEPLKYIGALLDAKAMNGGRSAYNNLLCLAQSNRIPERRVSEVLDLVGLTPVARKKSKGFSLGMGQRLGIASALLGDPEILMFDEPVNGLDPEGIHWIRNLMKALAAEGRTIFVSSHLMSEMALTADHLIVIGQGKLLADTSMADFIQENSRSYVRLRSPQQERLRDLLHTHGFIAVEAGNGTLEVDGATTEKLGELAAENGLVLHELSSQRASLEEAFMQMTAGAVEYHAHGTDVHGGAPAPGPQWGTTSQGA; from the coding sequence ATGATCGAGCTTGAGGGCCTGACCAAGCGATACGGGGCGAAGACCGCGGTCGACCATCTCTCCTTCCAGGTGCGTCCTGGGGTGATCACGGGCTTCCTCGGGCCCAACGGGGCGGGCAAGTCCACGACGATGCGGATGATGCTGGACCTGGACAACCCGACGAGCGGGACGGTCCGGATCGACGGCAAGCACTACCGGGAGCTGGAGGAGCCGCTGAAGTACATCGGCGCGCTGCTCGACGCCAAGGCCATGAACGGCGGCCGCTCCGCGTACAACAACCTGCTGTGTCTCGCGCAGTCGAACCGCATCCCGGAGCGCCGGGTGAGCGAGGTGCTGGACCTGGTGGGTCTGACGCCGGTCGCACGGAAGAAGTCGAAGGGTTTCTCCCTGGGCATGGGGCAGCGGCTCGGCATCGCGTCGGCGCTGCTCGGTGATCCCGAGATCCTGATGTTCGACGAACCCGTCAATGGTCTGGACCCCGAGGGAATTCACTGGATCCGCAATCTGATGAAGGCGTTGGCGGCCGAGGGCCGGACGATCTTCGTTTCCAGCCATCTGATGAGTGAAATGGCCCTGACAGCCGATCATCTGATCGTGATCGGGCAGGGAAAGCTGCTGGCCGACACGTCGATGGCGGATTTCATCCAGGAGAATTCCCGCAGTTATGTACGACTGCGCTCTCCTCAGCAGGAGCGGCTCCGGGACCTCTTGCACACGCACGGGTTCATCGCGGTCGAAGCGGGCAACGGCACCCTCGAGGTGGACGGTGCGACGACCGAGAAGCTGGGTGAACTCGCCGCGGAGAACGGGCTCGTGCTGCACGAGCTGAGTTCCCAGCGCGCCTCGCTCGAAGAAGCCTTCATGCAGATGACGGCTGGTGCGGTGGAGTACCACGCGCACGGCACCGATGTACACGGTGGCGCCCCGGCGCCCGGCCCCCAGTGGGGCACGACCTCCCAGGGAGCCTGA
- the nucS gene encoding endonuclease NucS, with amino-acid sequence MRLVIARCSVDYAGRLTAHLPSAPRLILIKADGSVSIHADDRAYKPLNWMSPPCTLKEGTDGEAGVWTVINKAGEKLIITMEEILHDSSHELGVDPGLIKDGVEAHLQELLADRIETLGEGYTLIRREYPTAIGPVDILCRDSDGATVAVEIKRRGEIDGVEQLTRYLELLNRDPHLAPVRGVFAAQEIKPQARVLATDRGIGCVVLDYNAMRGIEDDKLRLF; translated from the coding sequence ATGCGTCTCGTCATTGCCCGTTGCTCCGTGGACTACGCGGGCCGGCTCACGGCCCACCTGCCCTCCGCGCCCCGTCTGATCCTCATCAAGGCAGACGGCAGTGTCTCCATCCACGCGGACGACCGGGCGTACAAACCGCTCAACTGGATGTCCCCGCCCTGCACCCTCAAGGAGGGCACCGACGGCGAGGCGGGCGTCTGGACCGTGATCAACAAAGCGGGCGAGAAACTGATCATCACGATGGAGGAGATCCTCCACGACTCCTCGCACGAACTGGGTGTGGACCCGGGTCTCATCAAGGACGGCGTCGAGGCGCACCTCCAGGAACTGCTCGCCGACCGCATCGAGACCCTCGGCGAGGGCTACACCCTGATCCGCCGCGAGTACCCGACGGCGATCGGTCCGGTGGACATCCTCTGCCGGGACTCGGACGGCGCGACCGTCGCGGTCGAGATCAAGCGGCGCGGAGAGATCGACGGCGTCGAGCAGCTGACCCGCTACCTGGAGCTGCTCAACCGCGATCCGCACCTCGCCCCGGTGCGGGGCGTCTTCGCGGCGCAGGAGATCAAGCCGCAGGCCCGGGTCCTCGCGACGGACCGCGGGATCGGCTGCGTGGTCCTGGACTACAACGCGATGCGGGGCATCGAGGACGACAAGCTGCGCCTGTTCTGA
- a CDS encoding ABC transporter permease, with amino-acid sequence MAAVSAVLQSEWTKIRTVSSTVWTLASALIVTVAIGAALSAVFNSTFDDLSEVERATFDPTLVSFFGMTLGQLAMVVFGVLVVGTEYSSGMIRTSLAAVPQRATFLFSKIAVAGGLAFAVGLATSFLSFFLGQALLGEHRASIGDDNVLRAVIGGGLYMGLIALFSMGVAAMLRSSMLSLGILMPFFFLVSQILAAVPKAKEVARYFPDQAGSKIMQVVPDAMNSEEAPYGPWAGLGIMVIWVVAALAGGYLVLKKRDA; translated from the coding sequence ATGGCAGCGGTATCCGCGGTCCTGCAGTCCGAGTGGACCAAGATCCGGACGGTGTCGTCGACCGTCTGGACGCTGGCGAGCGCCCTCATCGTCACGGTGGCGATCGGTGCGGCACTGTCCGCCGTGTTCAACTCCACCTTCGACGACCTCAGCGAGGTCGAGCGGGCCACCTTCGACCCGACCCTGGTCAGCTTCTTCGGGATGACCCTGGGGCAGCTGGCGATGGTGGTCTTCGGTGTCCTGGTGGTGGGGACCGAGTACTCCTCGGGCATGATCCGCACCTCCCTGGCGGCCGTGCCGCAGCGCGCGACCTTCCTCTTCTCGAAGATCGCGGTGGCGGGCGGGCTCGCGTTCGCCGTGGGTCTCGCGACGAGTTTCCTCTCCTTCTTCCTGGGACAGGCGCTGCTCGGCGAGCACCGGGCCTCGATCGGTGACGACAACGTGCTGCGCGCGGTGATCGGCGGTGGGCTCTACATGGGCCTGATCGCGCTGTTCTCCATGGGCGTGGCGGCGATGCTGCGCTCGTCGATGCTCTCGCTCGGCATCCTGATGCCGTTCTTCTTCCTGGTCTCGCAGATCCTGGCGGCCGTGCCGAAGGCCAAGGAGGTCGCCCGCTACTTCCCCGACCAGGCCGGCTCGAAGATCATGCAGGTCGTGCCGGACGCCATGAACTCGGAGGAGGCTCCGTACGGCCCGTGGGCCGGGCTGGGGATCATGGTGATCTGGGTGGTGGCCGCGCTGGCCGGCGGCTACCTGGTGCTGAAGAAGCGCGACGCCTGA
- a CDS encoding cellulose-binding protein gives MSDTSSPFGFELVRRGYDRGQVDDRITKLVSDRDSALSRITSLEKRIEELHLETQNAQAQVTDAEPSYAGLGARVEKILRLAEEEAKDLREEARRAAEQHRELAESAAQQVRNDAESFAAERKSKSEDEGVRIVEKAQGEANTLRAEAQKDAQSKREEADALFEETRAKAAQAAADFETNLAKRREQSERDLASRQAKAEKRLAEIEHRAEQLRLEAEKLRTDAERRARQTVETAQRQAEDIVADANAKADRIRSESERELAALTNRRDSINAQLTNVREMLATLTGAAVAAAGSPIDDERPAGVPAQQSR, from the coding sequence ATGAGCGACACATCCTCCCCCTTCGGCTTCGAGCTCGTGCGGCGCGGTTACGACCGCGGTCAGGTGGACGACCGCATTACCAAGCTCGTTTCCGACCGCGACAGTGCGCTGTCCCGCATCACCTCCCTGGAGAAGCGCATCGAGGAGCTCCACCTCGAGACGCAGAACGCCCAGGCACAGGTCACCGACGCCGAGCCGTCGTACGCGGGGCTCGGCGCGCGGGTCGAGAAGATCCTCCGGCTCGCCGAGGAGGAGGCGAAGGACCTGCGTGAGGAGGCCCGTCGCGCCGCCGAGCAGCACCGCGAGCTGGCCGAGTCGGCCGCCCAGCAGGTGCGCAACGACGCGGAGTCCTTCGCGGCCGAGCGCAAGTCGAAGTCCGAGGACGAGGGCGTCCGCATCGTCGAGAAGGCGCAGGGCGAGGCCAACACGCTGCGCGCCGAGGCGCAGAAGGACGCGCAGTCGAAGCGCGAGGAGGCGGACGCCCTCTTCGAGGAGACCCGCGCCAAGGCCGCCCAGGCCGCCGCGGACTTCGAGACGAACCTTGCCAAGCGCCGCGAGCAGTCGGAGCGCGACCTGGCCTCGCGTCAGGCCAAGGCCGAGAAGCGCCTCGCCGAGATCGAGCACCGCGCCGAGCAGCTCCGCCTGGAGGCCGAGAAGCTGCGCACGGACGCGGAGCGCCGGGCCCGCCAGACGGTGGAGACCGCGCAGCGCCAGGCCGAGGACATCGTGGCCGACGCGAACGCCAAGGCCGACCGGATCCGCAGCGAATCGGAGCGCGAGCTCGCGGCGCTGACGAACCGCCGCGACTCGATCAACGCCCAGCTGACCAACGTCCGCGAGATGCTGGCGACGCTGACCGGTGCCGCGGTGGCGGCCGCCGGCTCCCCGATCGACGACGAGCGTCCGGCCGGCGTCCCGGCCCAGCAGTCCCGCTGA
- a CDS encoding ATP/GTP-binding protein produces the protein MSPRHNRSRGGEKPEQQQQGDHGDRYGGVQRTETWQGEEWYVRLVAGASAPGKRYRCPGCDQEIPGGAPHVVAWPEYGGVDDRRHWHKACWTAKDRRTSRVQRSRNAPKY, from the coding sequence GTGTCCCCGCGCCACAACCGTTCCCGAGGCGGCGAGAAGCCCGAGCAGCAGCAGCAGGGCGACCACGGCGACCGGTACGGCGGAGTGCAGCGCACCGAGACCTGGCAGGGCGAGGAGTGGTACGTCCGCCTGGTCGCCGGGGCGAGCGCGCCGGGCAAGCGCTACCGCTGCCCCGGTTGCGACCAGGAGATCCCCGGCGGCGCCCCCCACGTGGTCGCCTGGCCGGAGTACGGGGGAGTGGACGACCGGCGGCACTGGCACAAGGCCTGCTGGACCGCGAAGGACCGCCGCACCAGCAGGGTGCAGCGGTCCCGGAACGCGCCGAAGTACTGA
- a CDS encoding ATP-binding protein — translation MDPINRGPEEYGHDGEGDEARQGRGAPAPAPAPARARVVQLVSGDLLVTVNPVDGSEIEPCPPGHEPAAPRPRTAEERAETARAAAPPVPPGPAAPALPLLERQEERERLVGILGRGRSARLSGPAGSGRTALLDAVAADCADLAPDGVVRLSGHHRTPAELLHELFAAVRYAPDHRPGRAVLHDRLREIGAVVVVDDLEFGGAALDEFLAAAPECAFLLASGPDTPAPSSDAAIEDIHLAGLGRGAALKLLESAVGRTLTDDEANWAGDLWFESEGLPLRFVQAGALLRQRDRLRVTPAEFDAFGALEEAFGPTDPEAAAAVAAAAFDGVDDPDVELREIPLPSLGEGAAPAALLASRLSRSAQTALRFAVALGGEVPHQAHLPALVGDTHADAALGELRACGLLSPVGPRYRLAAGVLTQLLAQGYEPDGAAADRAHTVAQHYAWWAAHPSVTPDRAAAESDALLAALSALVAGTGGDPETEAEHRATAVLLARAAAPAFAAGLHWGAWERALRAGQEAARLTGEVAEEAYFHHELGVLALCAGNLERARAELEASIGMRGVLADKRGTVAGRRALALVADLSGEHATPAATRAEEPVSPPRGIPSLRGPGRRPAPEPFPTPPPGGAAGGAGAKGHTPPAGVPGRGPARSPMPAFPDFADEGPTLITRPDADKGTGRPSLRGGIINGARRNLAAVGAGALLVAVLGTVVTLGATSGNGEDPATNRVTSDSTATDDTTDDGIDGEEQPAEGEEGEPGETGRPTRSGSPSPSASGSTSPSDPTGTSSSGAPDGSGTPSSSDSPSTTTPPRTTASPTRPTPRPTSTKPSSPKPPTTTPPTTPPSTPPTTPPTTPPTTPPPTTDPPSEENSPSISASSSLGGPPAPGEVTASEPPA, via the coding sequence ATGGACCCGATCAACCGGGGGCCGGAGGAGTACGGACACGACGGCGAGGGCGACGAAGCCCGCCAGGGTCGCGGCGCCCCCGCCCCGGCCCCCGCACCCGCGCGTGCCCGCGTCGTCCAGCTCGTCTCGGGCGACCTCCTCGTCACCGTCAACCCGGTCGACGGCAGCGAGATCGAACCCTGCCCGCCCGGCCACGAACCCGCGGCCCCCCGCCCCCGTACCGCCGAGGAGCGCGCCGAGACCGCCCGCGCCGCCGCCCCGCCCGTACCGCCGGGCCCCGCCGCCCCCGCCCTGCCCCTCCTCGAACGCCAGGAGGAGCGCGAGCGCCTCGTCGGCATCCTCGGCCGCGGCCGCTCCGCCCGCCTCAGCGGCCCCGCCGGCTCGGGCCGCACCGCCCTCCTCGACGCCGTCGCCGCCGACTGCGCCGACCTCGCGCCCGACGGAGTCGTCCGGCTCTCCGGACACCACCGCACCCCGGCCGAACTCCTCCACGAGCTGTTCGCCGCCGTCCGGTACGCCCCGGACCACCGGCCCGGCCGGGCCGTGCTCCACGACCGGCTCCGCGAGATCGGCGCCGTCGTGGTCGTCGACGACCTGGAGTTCGGCGGCGCCGCCCTCGACGAGTTCCTCGCCGCCGCCCCCGAGTGCGCCTTCCTGCTCGCCTCCGGACCCGACACCCCCGCCCCCTCCTCCGACGCCGCCATCGAGGACATCCACCTCGCCGGCCTCGGCCGCGGTGCCGCGCTCAAGCTCCTGGAGAGCGCCGTCGGCCGCACCCTCACCGACGACGAGGCCAACTGGGCCGGCGACCTGTGGTTCGAGTCCGAGGGCCTGCCGCTCCGCTTCGTCCAGGCCGGCGCCCTCCTCCGGCAGCGCGACCGGCTCCGCGTCACCCCCGCCGAGTTCGACGCCTTCGGCGCCCTGGAGGAGGCCTTCGGCCCGACCGACCCCGAAGCGGCCGCGGCCGTCGCCGCGGCGGCCTTCGACGGAGTCGACGACCCCGACGTCGAACTGCGCGAGATACCCCTGCCCAGCCTCGGCGAGGGCGCCGCCCCCGCCGCGCTGCTCGCCTCCCGCCTCAGCCGCTCCGCCCAGACCGCGCTGCGCTTCGCCGTCGCCCTCGGCGGCGAGGTCCCGCACCAGGCCCATCTGCCTGCCCTCGTCGGCGACACCCACGCCGACGCCGCCCTCGGCGAGCTGCGGGCCTGCGGCCTGCTCTCCCCGGTCGGACCCCGCTACCGGCTGGCCGCCGGGGTCCTCACCCAGCTGCTCGCCCAGGGGTACGAGCCGGACGGCGCCGCCGCCGACCGCGCCCACACCGTCGCCCAGCACTACGCCTGGTGGGCCGCCCACCCCTCCGTCACCCCCGACCGGGCCGCCGCCGAGTCCGACGCCCTCCTCGCCGCGCTGTCCGCCCTCGTCGCCGGCACCGGAGGCGACCCCGAGACGGAGGCGGAACACCGCGCCACCGCCGTCCTCCTCGCCCGCGCCGCGGCCCCCGCCTTCGCCGCCGGACTGCACTGGGGCGCCTGGGAGCGGGCCCTGCGCGCCGGACAGGAGGCCGCCCGGCTCACCGGGGAGGTCGCCGAGGAGGCCTACTTCCACCACGAGCTCGGGGTGCTCGCCCTCTGCGCCGGAAACCTGGAGCGGGCCCGCGCCGAGCTGGAGGCCTCCATCGGCATGCGCGGCGTGCTCGCCGACAAGCGCGGCACCGTCGCGGGACGCCGGGCGCTCGCCCTGGTCGCCGACCTCTCCGGGGAGCACGCCACCCCGGCCGCGACCCGTGCCGAGGAACCCGTCTCGCCGCCCCGCGGCATCCCCTCCCTGCGCGGCCCCGGACGCAGACCGGCCCCCGAGCCCTTCCCGACGCCGCCGCCCGGCGGAGCCGCGGGAGGGGCGGGCGCCAAGGGCCACACCCCGCCGGCCGGCGTACCCGGGCGAGGACCGGCGCGGTCCCCGATGCCGGCGTTCCCCGACTTCGCCGACGAGGGCCCGACGCTCATCACCCGCCCCGACGCCGACAAGGGCACCGGGCGCCCGAGCCTCCGCGGCGGCATCATCAACGGCGCGCGCCGCAACCTCGCCGCCGTCGGCGCGGGCGCGCTCCTCGTCGCCGTCCTCGGCACCGTCGTGACCCTCGGCGCCACCTCCGGCAACGGCGAGGACCCGGCCACCAACCGCGTCACCTCCGACAGCACGGCCACCGACGACACCACCGACGACGGCATCGACGGCGAGGAGCAGCCGGCCGAGGGCGAGGAGGGGGAGCCCGGCGAGACCGGCCGGCCCACCCGTTCCGGCTCCCCGAGCCCCTCCGCCTCCGGGAGCACCTCCCCGTCGGACCCGACGGGGACGTCGAGCTCGGGCGCCCCGGACGGCTCCGGCACCCCGTCGTCCTCGGACAGCCCTTCGACGACCACACCGCCCAGAACGACCGCATCGCCGACGAGGCCGACCCCACGGCCGACGAGCACCAAGCCGTCGAGCCCGAAGCCTCCGACCACGACGCCGCCGACGACGCCTCCCTCCACCCCGCCGACGACGCCGCCGACGACGCCGCCCACGACGCCCCCGCCCACGACCGATCCGCCGTCGGAGGAGAACAGCCCCAGCATCTCCGCCTCCTCGTCCCTCGGCGGCCCGCCCGCCCCCGGCGAGGTCACCGCTTCCGAGCCGCCGGCCTGA
- a CDS encoding SCO5389 family protein, translating to MSLDVSPALLEQAERGEVDEADFVDCVRTSLPYAWEMISSLVAQLKVDGGEFADNQTPPPNEQARGQLLRALASDAIRGALQRHFGVRLAFQNCHRVAVFPLDPSVDERLARFTSVRGQLLNQSPELRDC from the coding sequence ATGTCGCTCGACGTCTCACCGGCACTGTTGGAACAGGCCGAGCGAGGCGAGGTCGACGAAGCCGACTTCGTCGACTGCGTCCGGACCTCCCTGCCCTACGCATGGGAGATGATCAGTTCTCTGGTGGCTCAGCTGAAGGTCGACGGCGGAGAGTTCGCCGACAACCAGACGCCGCCGCCGAATGAGCAGGCACGTGGTCAGCTGCTGCGCGCGCTCGCGAGCGACGCCATTCGTGGTGCGCTGCAGCGGCATTTCGGGGTGCGTCTCGCCTTCCAGAACTGCCACCGCGTGGCGGTCTTCCCGCTGGACCCGTCGGTGGACGAGCGGCTCGCCCGCTTCACGTCCGTACGGGGCCAGCTGCTGAACCAGTCGCCGGAACTGCGCGACTGCTGA